In Lycium barbarum isolate Lr01 chromosome 9, ASM1917538v2, whole genome shotgun sequence, the DNA window GTAAACACCACCCTAAGCCCTTTAAAACAGACCCTTTTTCCTTTGAAACGCCCTGTCATTTCGGTTGAAGTTTTATTCGTAGTTGAGAGTTTCAACTGGTGTTCGCTTAATTGTTGCCTACAAATTAAGGTCCATTTCTTTACCCATTTTTCAATTTTGACTTGTTTGTTTTTCTCTACCCTAATTTCTgtgaacgtttttttttttttttttttaataattttgctTCCTGGGTGTTCTAGTTCAACAaatatttgagattattagttgATTTTTACATTGCTTATGGAATATAGAGTAAGGATAAATTCCAAGGGGGTTTGGATCTAAAAGAGTTGGTCATTGAATTTTTCTTGTGTGGGAATTAATTGAAGTCCATGCTAATTGGTAAAATGAACGTATCATGTGCTGATATTTGAAAATCGAATTAGAAAAATGAGATAAATTGGAGAAATCTGGCTCAAGGTTTCAGTCAGTTATGTTTTCATTCTATTGGTAGTATGACTACGTTTTAGGCAATCTTTAGGCCCGTTTAATTGATTGTGTGTTTTTGCTTTTATTTGCTTTCAATCTTGTGTATTCATTTCCCGGGTGAGATGTCCCGGAAGAAAACAAAAATGTAAAAATGACCAATCATGTGTAATAAATTATATAACTACTCCCTCTGTGTCAAAAAGATTGACGCTTTTCGCTTTTTGAGAGttaaaaattttaattttgacCGTATGATTTAACATagaatcttttatttttttcgaaataaaatttacatatttgaaaactacgtaaaaagtactataagtcaccataattaataatttaaaatatttgaaaGACGTATGAAAAAATTACGGTAAAAGAAATAactcgtttgactctcgaaaagcgaaaagtgtcaatctttttgggacggaggtaGTACTCAATTTTACCTATCTTATTACAATCAAACAATACACCAGGAATTATGCACAAAACATTTTCATCAAAATCAATGAGAATTCTCATTCATTGGTAAAACATATAATGGCTGTTGAAGATTCATTCTTTAATTATTTTACTTACCCCTGCAGGTTGGCTGTGTCAAAGGCATAAACTTTAAGAATGCTGTTTCCGAACCCCTCCTCTTGATCTTTTTGGATCTTCTTAGCGGATTCCACAAGGGAAGGAGTGCATCCCCGTAACTCAATTCGCTGTAGTGTCGTACTATCTACAAATTCTTGAGGAATCTCTTGTACTCCATTTTGTAAAGTTTATTTCAAGATCTTCAATTGGGACATTCAAGGCCATTTGAAGGATTCCATTCAAGAGTTATCATTGGCGCCATGGCTAAATCCAAAGCAGATGAGAAGATTCTCAGCTACAACGATGTCGTTCTTAGGCGATCAGATTTGGACATTCTCAATGGTCCTAATTATCTCAATGACCGCATCATTGAGTTCTATTTTAGCTATCTCAGCTCACTCTTTCCATCTGACGACATATTACTGGTACCACCTTCTATTGCTTTCTGGATTAAAGAGTGTCCTGATCCTGCAAGCCTGAAGGATTTTATAGAACCACTTCATCTTTCTCGAAGGAAGTTGATTCTCTTACCTGTCAACGATAATTCTGACGTGTGCATGGCTGAAGGTGGGAGTCATTGGAGCTTACTGGCTTTTGACAGAAACTCCAATGTATTTGTACATCATGACAGCAGCTCCGGGTGCATGAATGAGTATCATTCCAAACTGGTATACAAGGTTACTCTTCCTTATACAGCATCCAACGCCACCTATAGAGAGTGTCCAGACACGCCAAAGCAAGTCAACGGTTATGATTGTGGCATGTATGTCTTAGCTATTGCACGAGTCATCTGTCAGTGGTGTGCAAGCAGTGGAACCCAAGATGCAAATACTTTATGGTTCTCCCATTTGGAACAGCTCAGTCCAAGTGCTGTTTCTGAGATGCGTAATGGGATTCTGGGGTTAATAAAAGGTCTGATGGCTGCACCCAAGAGTGTGGCATAGTGGATGAAAATCAGGGAACGAGGTTACAATTCCAGCAGAGACCAAAAAAACTACGTGAGGTTTAAATTTCCAGCAGAGACCAGCGTGACGCTTGACGGTCAGTTGTCTCTCACAATCTTTTTGGATTTCCAGGAAAGATTTGTTATTTCAAAAGAAAGCTAATGGGGGAAACTAGGAATATAGTATCTCAATTTTGATAAAATGATATTAATATTCATTGTCGAAAAGACACTCTCGTAATCCATAATGGGTGAGGTATCTTTTACCTTTTGTGAGTGTGCATAATGAACGAACTATTATTTAGTGTTCCTTTAAGCTTTCTGTGCAAAGAAACCCGTTTGGTGGATCCATAAGATTCTCTGTTTTCCTTGTTCGAAGTTCTGTTATTCTCTGTGGTTGCTAATTGATTGGTTTAGGAcatattttgtttctttcttttaacggaaaagggccaaaattacccctgaactttgagaaATGGTTTATTTATatccttcgttatactattgggtCAATTATGCCCTTTCCATTATACTATGGTCCAAATTTATCCCTAATCTAAACGGACTGCCACGTGTCCTAATCCTAGGTGTTTTGGCCAtcccacccctcccccccccaATAATTTTTTACCCCACCCAAAtaaacccgacccgacccgatcCGTTCTCCTCCAATTTACCCAACCCGTTCTCCTTCATGAAGCAGCTGAATTTGGTTACTAGTTTGTCTCGAGGTGGCCAGTGTTTGAGTCTATTTAAAGCAAAACTGAAGGCTTTGGAGCGAATATGCGAATTTTCTAACTGGTGTCTCTTGACATCATTTCGACAGAGAATCAAGTTGATTACAACGAAGGACTAACTGAAGCAAATCATAGAAAATAATCCTAGTTGATGTTACAAAAATGCAAAAGAGCTCATAGTTTCTCAAATGTTGTAACTTCCACAAGAAAGGGGCTTCCACCAGCAAATATGTTACTCAGAGGTGGCCTCTGAACCACAATTCTTATACCAAAAGGAAATGACAAAAGCAACGGGAAAAAAATTGAAGGAGAGCGGGTCGGGTTGGGTTTATTTGGGTGGGgtaaaaaaaattttttttttggggggggggggggggacgccTAGGATTAGGACACGTGGCAGTCTgtttataaataaataatttttcaaagttcaggggtaattttggcccttttccgttcttTTAAAATGATTTAAGCTCCAGTGATGTACCATCTAAATTTCAAGTTTCATTGTTGATAGCTAAATGGACTTTCTAAATTTCAAGTTTCATTGTTGATAGCTAAATGGACTTTTGActttaatacacaaaatctgtGTTGTCTATCTCCATGTTAAGATTAGTACTACTACTAGCTCCTTTTGGTTTAtatgctaatcctttccttcATTTTCTATTTATGAACTCTCCCGAGCGAGTCCAATGCACTCATCTTTTCTCCATAATGCCCAACATAATATTATCGAGTCGGCCCCAACCAGCAGTACATTAATACCAGCAGTGCAGCAGCCTCGTCGAAGCACAAATTCGGCTATGAGCGCCAGTAGCTAATTTCCTTCTCTttgcttatattttttttttctttttgcagctTGTATTTGTGTGGATGTACAAGAAAATGACTAACGTTTTTACTCTTGTTTTTACTTAAACCAGATGATTTCCCAGAGCAGAATGTGAAAATATAGTCGCCACACTATGGACTAGTTTGATCATGTTTTCTTTTATCTTATCACAAATGATTTGGCTTTCAAAATTAGGATGTAAATGAATTGAAAAATGTTAGAAGTTGCACAAGAGGCAGACACCCTTTCTAAGTTACGTATCCAAGTTTGCCATCAtagtaattgttttttttttttttttcaaaaaaacgtTGGAATCAAGTGGTGTCTTTTAGCAATTATTTGGATTCCACCAAAATGAAATGGCAGAATTCACCGGGTTTAAGCCCAATCACCCTTTTCttcaaagcaatttttttttttaatttttaatttgaggttcaaataccttttttttttctgtaaaATAAATGAATTTGTGAAACTTGAAGTCCAATTACTTTTTTAGCATAAGTTTTCAAGATAAAGGGCCAAAGGTTCAAACACTTACTGTTAAATAACTTGAAGATCTTATATCTTTTGAGTTAAAAACAAATGAGTTCATTAGCGGATTAAGAAGTTGAGTTATAATAATAATTCAAAGTCTTAATAAACCGTACACAGTTTAAAGAGATTTATTCCTTCATAATTAGTAAATTATAGACTTAATTCATTAATTGAATTAAAGATATGATTTGAAATgctaaaaatgattttcaaaagtaAACACTCCCTAAAGCTAAATAAAAaatgtacattttttttttctaaattactATCCATGAATATGCATctctcaaaatttatacatataaACACATTTGACAAATAAGCTATACAAATTTTTAGCCATAAAATGTTAGATCAGTAGGTAAATCGCATTgggcggatccttaataccgaggtgcttaaaaccttcctcgggagatcaccagaacccttacccgttcTCTGGATTTTATTTAAAGGTTTTCAATAATTAATCTTTAAATTGGTTTCCTAATTCCCAttcaataaattaggtggcgactctgtttgTTCACGACAAAGAGGCCAAGTTATGAGAACCTTTTATGCGCGAGCGTAAAAGCGGACCGTAACAGAGGTAATATAAATGCAggtgtgatgcaatgcaatgcactgaccAACTGTCTCATACTGTACACACTTGCTACGGGCGTAAAAAATTCACTTCTCGATAGTCATAACCCatggggacctgcgaagtccatgtaccagtcactccgcacacaacccagagatgacttccacaacactagccactccgcacacagcctagagatgactTCCACAACACTAGCCACTTCGCACGCAGCCTAGAGGTGACTTTTATCCTTCACTTTCTTATCATACATTTCTATAATCTTTTTCCATCAATTTATCCATTGGGACCACATCACGTACCATGAGAAATGTAGGATGAAATGTATGCATGGATGTTGAATTCATGTGTGATCATGGGGATGaataaccataacaacatccgtaAATTATTTACCAAtacaaactgtcacgacccaaccccgtaggccgtgactggcgcccgAGTTGGGCgccctgacatacctatccatatcgaatcacatacaaatagcaaATACGGCCATAACTGCTATATGTCGTCTCAACTATATCAAACCGTATCGACACACTTCAgcgcaacatatacatatacatatatcgaaaggccggcaaggctatcaaatgtgtcaaaagccgacaaggctatcaaatggcacaacggcccaaaacatatccaaaatgcacgccgacgaggctgccataacgaatagggtcatataaacacaactgaacagaagtaggcacacacacccacaattacgtctacagacctctaaacagaccaaacgaatcatatggcgggacagggccccgccgtacccctgaacgaatatatacatacatagcgaacaaaaatatataccaaaagatatgctctgaaaggagaagagcactccaacagcaaagagggggtgtcctaaaccggtggatcaccaaactgtgcgtctgtacctgcgggcatgaaacgcagcccccgaagaaagggggtcagtacgaaatatgcactgagtatgcaaagcagaatgtacagaaagcaaatctgagatataaacgaaatggaagtatcaaacataaatgcaaatccaacatatcaaaatttgtttactttcaaaaacatgtaagtcatgcatcggTATaggagaatatggtcgcccacccatcgatggcgccataacacagcataacaccagaaagtctcaaatctccgtatccccgtcacatatcacatcacaacataacgccatacacagcataacaccaaatataggtggaacccgaccctcttttgcgagtacctcggtgaaccataaacacagcataactccggagtatatcaaaatgcgcacgataacagaaccggcccgggactcggcgaaaggaataacagaatgcacgaatagagtcgtgagtagtcatatgcataaaatcattgtcataacttcaaacataagtaaaatgatcatatttgaaatcggaataatggTCACACCAAATTGTTTCAAagattctccgaattacataaaggaaggtcgcgggacccacggacgggtatcgacccgaatcaggcccgcttatggaaaacatactcattatacatcatgcacactcttatgaaaatgttggaaaaatccgagcctttatgcgaaagatatgacattcaaaaattacgaaattcattaaagtggaacctttttgtacaaagtttggaaatcacttctttcaaaaacataatggttcatatttcatcaaatcatacataagagtgccaaggaatatatatatatagatcatatcatgctcggatttcggatttggaatttccttaaggctctaatctagcctatgtgaaactaaggcatgccaagaaaagaaggttgctttacatacctcgtacgcactccaagatagtcaatctaaagtaaatcccaatctacgcctcgggctccccaaggtctacaaacataggcacttaagcaattatttattccaactaactctaaattctacagaaaattcggcagcatttcccctgtaaataggccaacccgagaatttaactcgctcaaaatcaacaacaacaaccacaataaccaacctagtaacatcgataatcaattcgaaaggcaaaataataatagtagctctcttttacaccattcgacaactttccaatcattcaattcaatggcttactttcaagccacaatatcgttcgtacattcgattattaacccaaacccatactaacaacattcaagaacattctaaacaattcacataatgtttcCAACCATCCAACAATTTGCTCCAAaagtggccgaaaacagccccctaaACCGTgagcagcccccccccccccccccccccccttttcacATTCCTccttttcaagtcatgttttgtatcacaatccacaatatatcgatgtcattttcacaaatatacgacttacatcaaacgcacaataagactcaaatcagcccacaaaatctcaacatcaatcttgagttattaattgctcatttccaaactagaattcataacgacgacaattaaaacgctaagcgatattaatgcgaTCTTCGGCATATTATATGACCCACATtagtccacactacacatatacatatgtcgatggttctcataaataaagattgcattaagtgcacaaaattctccaaatcagtccgcacatttaccatatcaatttttgGGACATTAACTCTCATTTTCAACATaaaaatcatcacaacaaccattacgacgctaagcgatatcaattcattctttgctacaaattggaggctatatacacggctacatacccacctatatacatacatcgatagttctcattcatttcttcaccctacaacaatcaacatactaaatagaattaattcatcacttaatcacaacacccatttacacaacttcacacaccatacacgacccaaattccaacatactacatttcatgattttcatccatattaacatactacaacatgaattaaACGTccacaacacataaacaagagcaaaacttacctttcttctcCAAGTCCACACTTTGGTTAGGGTTAGCAATTGACACAAcgaatggttggatgacccaaacaactcttccacgctacttagggacctcaatatagtgggtttacacCAAGGAATTATTTTTGGAGAGGCTAAaaatgatcttggttttcctCTCCTCTTGGCCGAAAACAGTGGGTTGAAGGGTGCTCTCAAGTTCttattttttctaagtgttggaaTGGTGAGAGATGACTTAGAGGTCATATATTAAGTCCACAAAATATCTATAttgtctttggcccacacaatgtgttggaccaattaaaattggccacacaatgtgtggggaccattcaatatacacggccaccatggcacttttgcacaacatttttaattccaatttttatgaattgtggtcccaatttttcctaagtgttcaatgcccacaatttcatatataacttatgtctcaaaataaaatcaaaggtcaacagtcccgacttcaaatcccggaatagccttggccttaaattatcatagttaatccgggttgtcccaatgtataaaattacgggacataacatcctccccccttaagaacattcgtcctcgaatgttggattaattctACGGGTCTTATATAATATCCGGGGGAGTTTCTCTTATAGCCATCACTTACAAGTTATTCACACATCAACAGAATTCAACAAAGAatttggattacctgaaggtactgggaataggtgaggatactttttcttcatctgttcctcagcctcccaggtcatttcttcacggttattattccgccacagtaccttaaccgaagccacatccttattccgcaactttcttacctgacgatccaatatggctataggctgctcttcgtaagatagctcctcggtgacctgtaGATCAACTGAAGGGaagattctggaagggtcaccaatacatttacgaagcatagaaacatggaataccgggtgtaccgctcccaaatcagctggcagatccAATTCGTAgtccactttgcctattttacgaataatcagataaggcccaatatatttCGGACTGAGCTttactttcttgccaaatctcataacacctttcataggtgacactttcaggaatacccaatcaccaatctggaactctaacggtcgacgtcgtttatcagcataagatttctgtcaactctgggccgctaataatcgctctcgaatcagtttcactttatcgactgcctgctggaccacatctggaccaattaattgaatctcacccacgtcaaaccaaccgatcggagatctgcattttctgccatacaaagcctcatatggtgccatctgaatactggagtggtagctgttgttataagcaaattcaacaagcggtaagtgatcctcccagctacctctgaaatcgatgACACGGgaacgcaac includes these proteins:
- the LOC132609643 gene encoding NEDD8-specific protease 1-like, with the protein product MAKSKADEKILSYNDVVLRRSDLDILNGPNYLNDRIIEFYFSYLSSLFPSDDILLVPPSIAFWIKECPDPASLKDFIEPLHLSRRKLILLPVNDNSDVCMAEGGSHWSLLAFDRNSNVFVHHDSSSGCMNEYHSKLVYKVTLPYTASNATYRECPDTPKQVNGYDCGMYVLAIARVICQWCASSGTQDANTLWFSHLEQLSPSAVSEMRNGILGLIKGLMAAPKSVA